The Juglans microcarpa x Juglans regia isolate MS1-56 chromosome 2S, Jm3101_v1.0, whole genome shotgun sequence genome has a window encoding:
- the LOC121253246 gene encoding probable small nuclear ribonucleoprotein F produces MSIPVNPKPFLNNLTGKPVIVKLKWGMEYKGFLASVDSYMNLQLANTEEYIDGQFTGNLGEILIRCNNVLYLRGVPEDEEIEDADRD; encoded by the exons Atg AGCATACCAGTTAACCCAAAACCTTTCTTGAACAATTTGACTGGGAAACCTGTCATTGTGAAACTCAAATGGGGAATGGAGTACAAAG gTTTTCTTGCTTCAGTGGATTCGTACATGAACTTACAG CTTGCAAACACTGAGGAATATATTGATGGGCAATTCACTGGAAATCTGGGAGAGATTTTGATCAG ATGTAACAATGTTCTCTACCTTCGTGGGGTGccagaagatgaagaaattgaAGATGCTGATCGAGACTAA